The Sphingobacteriales bacterium region AATAAAACCCTGAATGTGGTCTGAAACCGTGTGGCACCCATTCCGTAAGAAGCTTCACGGAGAGAATAGGGTACTGCGTAAAGTGCATCCTCACTCAATGATGAAATCATGGGGGTAATCATAATTCCCATGACAATACCAGGTGATAGTGAGTTAAATCCTGATAATGAAGGAATTAACTGTTGCAGAAAAGGAGTTATCACCATCAGTGCAAAGAAACCGTAAACAACTGTGGGAATGGCTGCGAGAATCTCCAGAATAGGCTTGATTGACTTTCTGAAGGATTTTGGAGCATATTCATTCAGGTAAATAGCAATGACAAGACCAAGCGGGAGGGCAATCATAATGGCAATGATGGTAGTAAGTAGGGTACCGCTAAGCAGCGGTAAAATACCATAATGTTTTTCACTGAATAATGGAGTCCACTGTTTCGCTGTAAGAAATTCTATGACAGATACATTTCTGAAAAAAGAAAGGGATTCTGAAATCAATACATATAAAATCCCGATAGTAGTGAGAATACTAATTAATCCACTGAATTTCAGCAGGTTTTCAATTATTTTTTCTTTGACCTTTTTCAAAACCTGGCTTGATAAGCGATTAATGCATTATTTAGGCTGATGTTCTTTTTTGAAATTTGTCCATTTTTCGTTCTGGGTAGCTAATTCAGCTTCGGTCAAAGGAATATACCCAACTTCCTTGCTTAATGCACCGGCATGGTCAAGATAAAAGGTGACAAACTCCTGAACTTCTTTTCTTTCAGCAGCTTTGTTGTTGATATAAATGAAAAGCGGACGTGCAAGATAGTATGATTTATTTCTGACCGTCTCAAGGCTTGGCAATACGGCTCCGTTACCACTGTTAATCCCGACCAGTTTAAGTTTGTCCATATTTTCTTCATAATAAGCAAGGCCAAAAAAACCAAGCGAAAACTTATCGGAAGCAACTCCCTGTACCAACACATTATCATCTTCGCTGGCAGTGAAATCACCACGGCTGGAATGACTTTTTCCGACAACTGCTTCTGTAAAATAATCATAGGTGCCGCTTTCAACACCAGGACCAAATAAATGAATTTCTTCATTTGGCCATTCAGGGCGGATCTGATTCCATCTGGTGATTTTGTTCTGTGCTTCAGGTTCCCAGATTTTTTTGAGTTCTTCAACAGTTATTTCACTGCACCAATTGTTTTCAGGATGAACAATAACAGCTAAACCATCGAAGGCAATCATTAAATCTATATATTTGATATTGTTTTTGTTAGCTAATTCAATTTCTTCATCTTTAATGGGTCTCGAGGCATCATTTATATCTGTTTCACCACGGCAGAATTTTTTAAATCCGCCACCGGTACCTGATAAGCCAACTGTAACTTTAACATCAGGCTGTACCTGACGAAATTCTTCAGCAACGGCTTCAGTGATGGGATAGACGGTACTTGAGCCATCAATACTGATTGACCCTGAGAGTTTTTCTGATTTGTCAGTTTTTGTTTTGCAAGACTGAATCACCAAAATGGGAATTATCATCAGAACTGCTAAAAGAAATTTTTTCATAATTACGAATTAAAGGGTTAAAAAATGAATTTTATTGAAGAACAAAGATTTATGCGTTGTGTTAAGAAACTGTTAAAAAATTTTTACGCTTAAATTAATTCAGAAGGGGTATTTTTAAAATATTGGTTATCAGTAATTTGATAAATCTTTTTGTTACATAATTTATATTATGTTAAGTTGATTAGGCAAAAGAAAAGGTGAGCATAAAATGACTCACCTCTCCTGTTTTGTATTATTTTAGTTTGTTAAGTTCAGTAACTTTCTTCATATCTCCTTTGAGCAGGTAAATTTTTATCAGCAAAGGAATGGCTGCTTTATCAGCAGGATTTAATTCCATGGATTTTTCAAGATACGGAATGGCCATGTCAAAGTATTTTGAATACAAATCCTTCAATTCCTTTTCTCTCGATTCGTTAGCCTTGTCGATAGCCTGATTGTAATAGTCAGCTCCTTTATTGTAATAAATTGTACCGATTTTATTGTTTAACAAAAACCTCATTTCTTTATCGGCATCAGTGGTTTTTTCAAGTGATTTTAAAAATAAGTTCATTGCCTTATTCCAGTATTCATCGGCTTCAGCAGTCTTTTTTTCTTCTGCCAGCTTTTCTGAAATTGTATAATAGGTTTCTCCAAGTGTTACCAGAAAAGTGATGTTATTGGGGTCTTCATTTAATGCAGCTTCAAGTTTGTTTTTCAGCTCATCCATTTTTCCGGCTAACTGATAGATTTGCAGCTCCTTAAGGTCAAGATTTTTCAGAACATTCTTGTCTGTATTAACCTTTTTACCTTTGTCAATCACTGTAAAGGCCCTGGTTGTATCTCCTCTTTCAAAATAAATATCTGCAAGATTGGCATATACTTCAAAACCCTGGAATTTTGCATTGACCAATCCCTGATAAAAACTGACCGCTTTATCCTTTTGTCCGGTCTGATAGGCGCAATTTCCGGCATAATAATAAACATTTTTGGCATCTACCTGGTATCTGGCCAGTTCAAGCACAACGCCCATTGAATCTTTCCCCATCATGGCAAAGGATTCGATAAATTGCTGAAATCTTGTCAAAGCTTTATTGAAGTTCAGATTTGATAGCGATGGATTGGTGGTCAGGTTGATTACACCAAGGTTATATTTATCAGTTCCATCATTGTAAAGCAATAAGGTCAGCTCTTTTAAAACTGCATTGTTATCAGTATAAAAAGCTTTTTTTGCATCAAATTCCCTTGATTTCTTCACTGCTTCAAAGGTTTCGGTTATTGGATCTGCAGTGCTACTCCGGAGAACGGAATCATTTGATGAGGCTATGGATAAATAAATCAGTGCCTTGAAATACCAAGTCTTTGGATCAGTGGCAGTTAATTCATGAGTACTGGCTTTGTCAATGGCTTCCTTCGCCTTTGCAAACTGCCTTTCTTTATAGTAATTCCATGCAGAAGTACGTACATTTGGCTGGCTTTGGGCAAAATAATTAAATCCAAACACCAGCAACAGCAGAATCGGGAATAATTTTTTGTCTTTCATTATTATTAATTTAATTGATTATTGATAAATTATTCATTTTCAGTAATTTGTTCGTCATCTGGTTCAGCCTCATCGGTTTCATCTTCATCATTATCAGGAGCTTCCACCACTTCTTCTTTTTCCTGTTCTTCTTTAGAAATGACCATGTTTTCAGTGTCGTTATCAATTTCTTCCTCATCTGAGTCAGAAATGACCCTTGCAACGCTAACTACCTGATCTCCATCGATTAAGCGAATTAATCTAACTCCTTGTGTTGCTCGTCCCATTACTCTGACATTGCTAACTTTCAATCTGATGGCCAATCCTGATTTGGTGATAATCATAACTTCTTCATCTTCAATTACATTACCAATTGCAACTAATTTGCCTGTTTTTTCGGTAATGTTCATGGTTCTCACTCCTTTGCCTCCCCGTTTAGTAATCCTGTATTCTGAAAGAGGGCTTCGTTTACCGTAACCATTTTCCGTGATTGGCAGAATCGTTTCATTTTCATCGTTCACTGTGAGCATGCCTACTACCCTGTCGTCTTTATGTCTGGAAAGCCGTATGCCCCTCACTCCTGCTGCTGTTCTGCCCATTGGCCTGACATCGCTTTCATGAAATCTGACGGCCTGTCCATACAACGACCCCAGCATAATCCATGAATTCCCATCTGTTTTAATGACTTCAATCAGTTCATCTCCTTCATTGATAGTAATAGCCTTAATACCTCCAGCTCTTGGACGGGAATAAGCCTCGAGCGGGGTTTTCTTGATTTGCCCCTGCTGGGTTGCAAAAACAATGTAGGTGTTTTTGATGTAATTTTCATCTTCCAGATCTTCAACCGAAAGAAATGCCTTGATGTTTTCACTGGGTTCAAGCTGTATCAGGTTTTGAATTGGTCTTCCTTTCGTATTCTTTTCACCTTCCGGAAGTTCATACACATTCTGCCAGTAGCATTTTCCCTTGTTGGTAAATAAAAGCAGGTAATTATGTGCTTTCGACACAAAGATGTGTTTCACGAAATCGTTGTCTCTGTAACCTGTCGCTTTTGAACCACGACCACCACGTTTTTGTGTGCGGTATTCTGCCAGCAATGTACGTTTGATGTATCCGTTATGTGTAATGGTAATAACAAATTCATCATTGGGTATAATATCTTTGATGTTGATGTCATCGGCTGAATGAACTATTTCTGTCCTTCTTTCATCTCCGTATTTCGATTTTATTTCGAGTAATTCACTTTTGATTAGTTCCATTCTAAGCGATTCATCTGCAAGCAGTTGGCGTAATCTTTCGATTTGCTGCATGACTTCTTCATATTCCTGCCTTAGTTTATCCCTTTCAAGTCCTACCAGTCGTTGCAGACGCATTTCAAGGATGGCTTTTGCCTGTATTTCTGAAAGGCTGAATCTTTCAATGAGGCCGTTTTTGGCTTCTTCCTGAGTTCTTGATCCCCTGATCAGACTGATTACTTCATCAATATTGTCGAGGGCAATTAATAAACCTTCAAGGACGTGAGCTCGTTTTTCAGCTTCTGCGAGTTCATATTTTGCCCTGCGAATAACGACTTCATGCCTGTGTTCAACAAAATAGACGATAAAATCTTTCAGCGTAAGTGTTTTAGGCTTATTCTTTACCAGGGCTATAGCATTGACGCTGAAGGAGGATTGCAGAGGTGTGAACTTGTAGAGATTGTTTAAAACAACCTGAGGATTGGCATCTTTTCTTAATTCGTAAACCACCCTGACCCCATCCCTGTCGGATTCATCACGCAAGTCGGTAATTCCGTCAATGACTTTTTCTGTTACCAGCTCTGCTGTCCGGATAATCATCTGCGATTTATTGACCTGATACGGCAGTTCGGTAACTATAATCTGCTGTTTGCCATTGTCGAGGGTTTCAATTTCAGCTTTTCCGCGAAGAATAATTCTTCCCCTTCCTGTTTTGTAGGATTCAATGACTCCGTCATAGCCATAAATAATGCCTCCTGTAGGAAAATCAGGGGCTTTGACATATTTCATCAGCTCTTCAATGCTGATGTCGCGATTGTCAATAAATTGAATGATGGCATCGATGACTTCAGAAAGGTTATGAGGCGGAATATTGGTAGCCATTCCGACTGCAATACCGGAAGAACCATTGATCAGCAGGTTAGGTATTGCTGCAGGTAAAACAACGGGCTCTTCTAATGTATCATCGAAATTTGATTTGAAATCTACGGTGTCTTTTTCAATATCGGCCAGCATTTCTTCGGCTATTTTCATCAATCTGGCTTCGGTATATCGCATGGCAGCAGGACTGTCGCCATCCAGAGAACCAAAGTTACCTTGTCCGTCCACCAACTGGTAGCGAAGGCTCCACGGTTGCGCCATTCTGACCATAGATTCATATACGGCAAGGTCTCCATGAGGATGATATTTCCCTAATACTTCTCCGACTATTCTGGCTGATTTTTTATATGGTCGATTGTGCCATAAGGCTAATTCACGCATTCCGAACAACACCCTGCGATGTACAGGTTTTAGCCCATCTCTGACGTCTGGTAAGGCACGTGAAACGATTACTGACATTGAATAGTCAATGTATGCCGATTTCATCTGGTCGTTTATATCAACATTGACTACTTTTCCTTTTAACTCGGTCATTTAATTCCCTTTACAAATATATAATTGCAGTTTATTGAAACAAATTATTTTGGTGCAAAGGTAGTTTTTTTCTGCTTTGTTCCAAACAATACTGAGGGATTTATTCACAATTCAGGAGAATATTTGTCTTTAGTAAATGGTTGATTTTCAATTAATTTCAATTACTGTTACACCCTCTCCCCCACGTTCAGGCTCTTCAAAAGCTATTTTGGTTACAAATGTAAATTTTCGTAAATGCTGCTGAATGGCATCTTTCAGGATACCTTTTCCTGTTCCGTGAATGATTCGCAGGGTATGAACCCGGTTGATAAGAGCATTATCCACAAATTCCTCTATTTTTTCAAGTGCTTCTTCTTTTCTCATTCCCCTGACATCAATCTGAAGCAAGGGAATCTCTTCCTTTGTTTTGGTCCGGATAATTTTATTTGAGGTTACTGATGGATCAGGCCTGACTGTCTTTTCAAGCAAGTTCACAGAAATTTTCAGACGCTGATTCTCAAATACTAAGGTGGCTACTTCTTTATTAATACTTTCTATATAGCCTGTCATGTTACTTCCTGAAATTTTTGCCCAGTCGCCTGTTGAAACGGGATTTTTTTCTGATCGAACGACTTCAGTATCCTGAGTGCGTATTAGCTGTTTCTTTTCTGCAATTTTACTGATTATTTCACTGGCTTTCTGCTTTTTAACTGCTTCATCTTTCTGTTTTTCCCATTGACTGATGAGTTTTTCGAAGTGTCGTTTCAGGTCTGTCAGGTATTGTTGTGCCTTTTCTTTCGAAAGAGCTTTTTGTTCCTTCATTCTGTTTTGATAATTCTCTTTGAGTTTTCTGTATTCTGACAACATAGAGGCGGTTTCCTGCAATGCAAGTTTCAGTTTTTCCTGCAGCTTTTCATTCTCTTTTTTTTCCTTGCTTAGCTCAGAAAGTATCTGATCATACCGGAAAAGGAGCTGGTTTCCTTTGTTTTTGATAAAATCGATGAATTCATTGTCAAAACCTGCATTTTTTAAAATTTCATAGGTATAAGAACTTCCGGCTTTACCGGTTTCAAGACGGTATGAGGGTGTCAGTGTTTTATGGTCGAAAAGCATGGCAGCATTGATGATTTCTGAAAAGGAAAATGCCATATTTTTCAGGTTGAGATAGTGAGTGGCGACAAGGCCGAAGGAATTTCTCCGAATAAGTTTTTCCAATATACCTTCTGCTACTGCTCCTCCTACCTGAGGCTCAGTACCGCTTCCAAATTCATCCAGTAAAAACAAAGTTTTTTCATCAGCGTTTTGCATTAAAAGATAATATGTTTTTAAGCGTGCTGAATAGGTACTTAGCTCATTATCAATAGATTGATTATCTCCAAAATCGGTGATTATTTTTTGAAAAAGATAAATTTCTGATTGAGGTTCAACGGGTACAGGAAAGCCGGCCATCAGCATGATCTGAATGAGGCAGACAGTTTTAAGGGCGATGGTTTTTCCGCCTGCATTTGGTCCGGAAATTATCATGATCCTCGATTCAGAGGATAAATTCAGGTTCAGCGGAACCGTATGTCTCTCATATTGCCGGTTTTTAATATATAATACGGGATGATAGGCATTGACAAGATGGATAAGCGGTTTTTGAGAAAAAACAGGCTTTGAACAATGATAATGCAATGCAAACTTTGCTTTAGCCAGTAAAACGTCAAAATGAATCATTAATTGATAATAAGAGGCAAAAGAAGCTGCGTAGGGAGAAATTTCTCTACATAAGTCTTTGATTATGCGGTTAATTTCGGTATTCTCTTCCTGCTTCAGGCGCATGATTCTGTTCTGAAGCTCAATGATTAAAAGTGGTTGGATAAACAACGTTTTTCCACTCCCCGATTCATCGATATAAATTCCTTTGATGTTTCTCTTAAACTTGCTCTTTATGGCTAAAACCCTGTCGCCATGTCTGATACTTTGTTCCTCATCACTTAACCATTCGTTTTTTCTGGCGTGCTGAAGGATTTTTTCAAATTCGGCTTCTGCTTGTTTTTCAATGATTTTAATCTGTTTTCGTATTTCGGAAAGCTTCTTACTGGCAGTGTCTTTCACATCTCCCTGATCATCAAATACTTTATCAAAATACTCAGGACATTTTTTTTCAAATCCGGTTTGCTGAAATACGCTGAAAATCAATGGGAGTTTTTCATGATTAGTTTGTATATGTTTAAAAACCGACTGATAATTTAAAATAAACTGATACATGGAGAAAAGGTCTGCCCTTTCCATGACATAACCTTCGATATTCAGCAGCAAAGTTTTTTCTGAAAGATCGGTAAAATCATCAATGATGAAAGGTGAACCTGTGAGCAGGTAGTCTTTCAGTTCGATGCAGAGAGATAATTCAAAGGAAATTTTATTTTCATCTGTTAAAAGATCAATCTCATGAAGTTTTTCAATGCCAGACCCTGTTTGACAAAATTGTTGGATTTCAGTTATAATCCGATGAAATTCGACCTGATTTAATAAATCATCAGGAAAGAGAAAGGGCGGGAAATTTTCTGGAGGAGGATTCATCAGGCTTTATTGTCTGGCTCGCTGAGTTCTCTGACATAAATTTTATTTCCCGAAAGCTTGATGACTTCAATTTGTTTGCCATGCAGAATAAACTCGCCTAAGGAATGAACCTCAAAACTGGCATTG contains the following coding sequences:
- the pstC gene encoding phosphate ABC transporter permease subunit PstC, whose product is MKKVKEKIIENLLKFSGLISILTTIGILYVLISESLSFFRNVSVIEFLTAKQWTPLFSEKHYGILPLLSGTLLTTIIAIMIALPLGLVIAIYLNEYAPKSFRKSIKPILEILAAIPTVVYGFFALMVITPFLQQLIPSLSGFNSLSPGIVMGIMITPMISSLSEDALYAVPYSLREASYGMGATRFQTTFRVL
- a CDS encoding PstS family phosphate ABC transporter substrate-binding protein, yielding MKKFLLAVLMIIPILVIQSCKTKTDKSEKLSGSISIDGSSTVYPITEAVAEEFRQVQPDVKVTVGLSGTGGGFKKFCRGETDINDASRPIKDEEIELANKNNIKYIDLMIAFDGLAVIVHPENNWCSEITVEELKKIWEPEAQNKITRWNQIRPEWPNEEIHLFGPGVESGTYDYFTEAVVGKSHSSRGDFTASEDDNVLVQGVASDKFSLGFFGLAYYEENMDKLKLVGINSGNGAVLPSLETVRNKSYYLARPLFIYINNKAAERKEVQEFVTFYLDHAGALSKEVGYIPLTEAELATQNEKWTNFKKEHQPK
- a CDS encoding tetratricopeptide repeat protein; protein product: MKDKKLFPILLLLVFGFNYFAQSQPNVRTSAWNYYKERQFAKAKEAIDKASTHELTATDPKTWYFKALIYLSIASSNDSVLRSSTADPITETFEAVKKSREFDAKKAFYTDNNAVLKELTLLLYNDGTDKYNLGVINLTTNPSLSNLNFNKALTRFQQFIESFAMMGKDSMGVVLELARYQVDAKNVYYYAGNCAYQTGQKDKAVSFYQGLVNAKFQGFEVYANLADIYFERGDTTRAFTVIDKGKKVNTDKNVLKNLDLKELQIYQLAGKMDELKNKLEAALNEDPNNITFLVTLGETYYTISEKLAEEKKTAEADEYWNKAMNLFLKSLEKTTDADKEMRFLLNNKIGTIYYNKGADYYNQAIDKANESREKELKDLYSKYFDMAIPYLEKSMELNPADKAAIPLLIKIYLLKGDMKKVTELNKLK
- the gyrA gene encoding DNA gyrase subunit A, giving the protein MTELKGKVVNVDINDQMKSAYIDYSMSVIVSRALPDVRDGLKPVHRRVLFGMRELALWHNRPYKKSARIVGEVLGKYHPHGDLAVYESMVRMAQPWSLRYQLVDGQGNFGSLDGDSPAAMRYTEARLMKIAEEMLADIEKDTVDFKSNFDDTLEEPVVLPAAIPNLLINGSSGIAVGMATNIPPHNLSEVIDAIIQFIDNRDISIEELMKYVKAPDFPTGGIIYGYDGVIESYKTGRGRIILRGKAEIETLDNGKQQIIVTELPYQVNKSQMIIRTAELVTEKVIDGITDLRDESDRDGVRVVYELRKDANPQVVLNNLYKFTPLQSSFSVNAIALVKNKPKTLTLKDFIVYFVEHRHEVVIRRAKYELAEAEKRAHVLEGLLIALDNIDEVISLIRGSRTQEEAKNGLIERFSLSEIQAKAILEMRLQRLVGLERDKLRQEYEEVMQQIERLRQLLADESLRMELIKSELLEIKSKYGDERRTEIVHSADDINIKDIIPNDEFVITITHNGYIKRTLLAEYRTQKRGGRGSKATGYRDNDFVKHIFVSKAHNYLLLFTNKGKCYWQNVYELPEGEKNTKGRPIQNLIQLEPSENIKAFLSVEDLEDENYIKNTYIVFATQQGQIKKTPLEAYSRPRAGGIKAITINEGDELIEVIKTDGNSWIMLGSLYGQAVRFHESDVRPMGRTAAGVRGIRLSRHKDDRVVGMLTVNDENETILPITENGYGKRSPLSEYRITKRGGKGVRTMNITEKTGKLVAIGNVIEDEEVMIITKSGLAIRLKVSNVRVMGRATQGVRLIRLIDGDQVVSVARVISDSDEEEIDNDTENMVISKEEQEKEEVVEAPDNDEDETDEAEPDDEQITENE